In a genomic window of Halalkalicoccus sp. CG83:
- a CDS encoding BCCT family transporter has protein sequence MSERSAFGKFREELDTLVFVVGTGVAGLAVIAFALFEEAATEAMNGVNEFLWTNLGWAYLLVMFTLVMFVLFLIFGPWGNIKLGGSDEEPEFTFLAYFAMLYSAGIAAGIVFWGPAEAIFHYDAVSPFVGAESQSPAAAVGAIQYTFFHWGLSAWTAYVVMGLPIAYYAYRHDAPLRISTVIAPWVGLDNLDGAAAKTIDILAVFATIGGVATTLGLVGSQFLVGIEWMTGASVGDFGTIAVITGLTVVFTVSVALGVEKGIRRISYFNMGLFAVVTAATFVLGPTGYIMAVGTQALGGYINQFVTMSFYTGAAASGGTGVAEWVGGWTIFYWAWWFSWTPFVGLFIARISRGRTVRQVAVTGVIASTGITIPWFATMGGTAIFLQENGRADILSVVSELGEAASGYPLFEALPLGGLLTVLFLVLVTTFLVTSADSSTLALGMLTTGGAERPSTINRVIWGFLIGALASLLMVTGGVDALQAAAIITGGPFAVVTLLAVASMILTFGRQRALFLREEDEVDVPASTEVIEGTQDD, from the coding sequence ATGAGCGAACGTTCGGCGTTCGGGAAGTTCCGCGAGGAACTCGACACCCTCGTGTTCGTCGTGGGGACGGGCGTCGCCGGCCTCGCCGTGATCGCGTTCGCGCTGTTCGAGGAGGCGGCCACCGAGGCGATGAACGGCGTCAACGAGTTCCTCTGGACGAACCTGGGGTGGGCGTACCTGCTCGTGATGTTCACTCTCGTGATGTTCGTCCTGTTCCTGATCTTCGGACCGTGGGGAAACATCAAACTCGGCGGTTCCGACGAGGAACCGGAGTTCACCTTCCTCGCGTACTTCGCGATGCTGTACTCGGCGGGGATCGCCGCCGGCATCGTCTTCTGGGGGCCCGCGGAGGCGATCTTCCATTACGACGCCGTCTCGCCGTTCGTCGGCGCCGAATCCCAGTCGCCCGCCGCCGCGGTCGGCGCCATCCAGTACACCTTCTTCCACTGGGGCCTCTCGGCGTGGACCGCCTACGTCGTGATGGGGCTGCCGATCGCCTACTACGCCTACCGCCACGACGCGCCGCTTCGCATCTCGACGGTGATCGCCCCGTGGGTCGGCCTCGACAACCTCGACGGAGCGGCCGCGAAGACGATCGACATCCTCGCGGTCTTCGCGACCATCGGCGGCGTCGCAACCACGCTGGGACTGGTCGGTAGTCAGTTCCTCGTCGGCATCGAGTGGATGACCGGTGCCTCGGTCGGCGACTTCGGGACGATCGCCGTCATCACCGGGCTGACCGTCGTCTTCACCGTCTCGGTCGCGCTCGGCGTCGAGAAGGGGATCCGTCGGATCTCGTACTTCAACATGGGGCTGTTCGCGGTCGTCACCGCCGCGACGTTCGTCCTCGGGCCGACGGGCTATATCATGGCGGTCGGCACCCAGGCACTGGGCGGGTACATCAACCAGTTCGTCACGATGAGCTTCTACACCGGCGCGGCGGCCTCCGGTGGCACGGGCGTCGCCGAGTGGGTCGGCGGCTGGACGATCTTCTACTGGGCGTGGTGGTTCTCCTGGACGCCGTTCGTCGGCCTCTTCATCGCCCGCATCTCCCGGGGTCGCACCGTCCGGCAGGTCGCCGTCACGGGCGTGATCGCCTCGACCGGGATCACGATCCCGTGGTTCGCCACGATGGGCGGGACCGCGATCTTCCTCCAGGAGAACGGGCGGGCGGACATCCTCTCGGTCGTCAGCGAGCTCGGCGAGGCCGCCTCGGGCTACCCGCTGTTCGAGGCGCTTCCCCTCGGCGGGCTGTTGACCGTGCTGTTTCTCGTCCTCGTGACGACGTTCCTCGTCACGTCCGCCGATTCCTCGACGCTGGCACTCGGGATGCTCACTACCGGCGGCGCGGAGCGTCCCTCGACGATCAATCGCGTCATCTGGGGCTTTCTCATCGGCGCGCTCGCGTCGTTGTTGATGGTGACCGGCGGCGTCGACGCGCTGCAGGCCGCCGCCATCATCACCGGCGGCCCGTTCGCGGTCGTCACCCTCCTCGCGGTGGCGTCGATGATCCTCACCTTCGGCCGGCAGCGGGCACTGTTCCTCCGCGAGGAGGACGAGGTCGACGTCCCCGCCTCGACGGAGGTCATCGAGGGGACCCAGGACGACTGA
- the ilvA gene encoding threonine ammonia-lyase, with product MSVTFADIEAAEERLDDESVVKRTPVERSTSLGGMVGGDVYLKMEHLQWTGSFKTRGAYNKLSQAVAEGRIEHAVAASAGNHAQGVALAATTLGVESTIVMPRTAPQTKIDATREYGATVELHGQDFRAAMTRAQELAATGDTTFVHAYDDPDIVAGQGTLGVEMVEDCPEVDTVIVPIGGGGLISGIALAYAELAPEVRIVGVQAEAAATVPESLDKGIPQTLESVDTIADGIATGGVSELTLGIIEDHVDRIVTVSDDDIASAILLLLERAKQLVEGAGAASVAALLSDDLDVSGETVMPLLGGGNLDMPMLQTVLVHAMTDRQQLLHMRVHIDDQPGRMAEISRVIADHDANIRNVRHERAVEDLNVGDAYLVFRVITSGSGHSRAITEAIEDRGYAVEIVNAR from the coding sequence ATGTCCGTCACCTTTGCCGATATCGAGGCCGCCGAGGAACGTCTCGACGACGAGAGCGTCGTCAAGCGCACGCCCGTCGAACGAAGCACGTCGCTGGGAGGGATGGTCGGCGGGGACGTCTACCTGAAGATGGAACACCTCCAGTGGACGGGGTCGTTCAAGACGCGGGGGGCGTACAACAAGCTCTCGCAGGCGGTCGCCGAGGGGAGGATCGAACACGCGGTGGCCGCGAGCGCGGGCAACCACGCCCAGGGGGTCGCGCTCGCGGCGACGACGCTCGGCGTCGAGTCGACGATCGTCATGCCGAGGACCGCCCCCCAGACGAAGATCGATGCGACCCGCGAGTATGGCGCGACCGTCGAACTCCACGGACAGGACTTCCGGGCGGCGATGACCCGCGCACAGGAACTCGCCGCCACGGGGGACACGACGTTCGTCCACGCCTACGACGACCCGGACATCGTCGCCGGGCAGGGGACGCTGGGCGTGGAGATGGTCGAGGACTGCCCCGAGGTCGACACCGTGATCGTCCCGATCGGCGGCGGCGGGCTCATCAGCGGGATAGCGCTCGCCTACGCCGAACTCGCGCCCGAGGTTCGGATCGTCGGCGTCCAGGCCGAGGCGGCCGCGACGGTCCCCGAGAGCCTCGACAAGGGCATCCCCCAGACCCTGGAGTCGGTCGACACGATCGCCGACGGGATCGCCACGGGTGGGGTATCCGAACTCACGCTAGGGATCATCGAGGACCACGTCGACAGGATCGTCACCGTCTCGGACGACGACATCGCCTCCGCGATCCTCCTGCTGCTCGAACGGGCGAAACAGCTCGTCGAGGGTGCGGGCGCGGCGTCGGTCGCCGCGTTGCTGAGCGATGACCTCGACGTGAGCGGCGAGACCGTCATGCCCCTACTCGGCGGAGGGAACCTCGACATGCCGATGTTACAGACCGTCCTGGTTCACGCCATGACCGACCGCCAACAGCTGTTGCACATGCGGGTGCACATCGACGACCAGCCGGGCCGGATGGCCGAGATCTCACGGGTCATCGCCGATCACGACGCCAACATCCGGAACGTACGCCACGAGCGGGCGGTCGAGGACCTCAACGTCGGCGACGCCTACCTCGTCTTCCGAGTGATCACCAGCGGGTCGGGCCATTCGCGCGCGATCACCGAGGCCATCGAGGACCGAGGATACGCCGTCGAGATCGTCAATGCGCGGTGA
- a CDS encoding GcvT family protein, whose product MSAETQLPDSAETVIIGAGCVGCSAAYHLAEQGRDGIVVVDQGPLFETGGSTSHAPGLVFQTTENELMSRLAQYTVDLYGDLDSFADCGGIEVAYTEERWDYLKRKREYGRSWGVEGGELLSPAEVAAEIPQINESVIHGGYYVPGDGKAHAVDASRAMAREAEDRGAADFHGHTTVTDIETGDDEVEAVVTDRGRIDCEEVLVATNIWGPLFGEMVGVDVPLVPCAHQYLVSEPLEELAGASEELEQPILRHQDYSLYFRQHGESYGIGSYDHEPLLVDPEDIRAPEEAEEMPSIREFTEEHFYEQTHPDIDKSAYDAARELVPAFEDNGFERAFNGMFSFTPDGMPILGETEDIDGLWWALAVWVTQSGGVGSVVAEWMDEGVPRLGEEKVDVSGAHVERFQPHSGSRAFSYARGGQQYQEVYQLIHPNEQPQNQRGLRRSPFYERQKELGAEFYESGGWEVPQWYGANESLLEEYDVPERSGWLAQGWSPIQGAEHQAVRENVGIYDLSRYTGIEITGERALEFVQRLFANDLDCDVGQVRYTPMLDHDGGILADMAVTRLGDERFVATTGGGASATEHTRWIREHAPEKGVTIDAHVSDQCGLGVWGPKAREVLQPLTDEDLSNDAFGYFRAKEFYLDSIPVLALRVSYVGELGWELYAPTEYGGRLWDLIWEQGQDHDMIALGNGAFLGSMRLEKGYRLWGTDVTPEHDPYEAGIGFAVDTDTDFIGREALLEAKEAGLEREIVPLTLDDAGEVVDGGKPILDDEEVVGHVKAADYGYSIDAGIAYGYLPSDLAEPGVSLAVEYEGERYPLTVAEEPLFDPGREKIIR is encoded by the coding sequence ATGAGTGCAGAGACACAGCTTCCGGACAGCGCGGAGACCGTCATCATCGGGGCCGGTTGCGTCGGCTGTAGCGCCGCCTACCACCTCGCCGAGCAGGGACGGGACGGGATCGTCGTCGTCGACCAGGGTCCGCTCTTCGAGACGGGAGGGTCGACCTCTCACGCTCCGGGACTCGTCTTCCAGACGACCGAGAACGAACTGATGAGTCGGCTCGCCCAGTATACCGTCGACCTCTACGGCGATCTCGATAGCTTCGCCGACTGTGGCGGCATCGAGGTCGCCTACACCGAGGAACGCTGGGACTACCTCAAGCGAAAACGCGAGTACGGCCGCTCGTGGGGTGTCGAGGGCGGCGAGCTGCTCTCACCCGCGGAGGTCGCCGCGGAGATCCCCCAGATCAACGAGTCGGTCATCCACGGCGGCTACTACGTTCCCGGCGACGGCAAGGCCCACGCAGTCGACGCCTCCCGGGCGATGGCCCGTGAAGCCGAGGACCGGGGGGCTGCCGATTTCCATGGCCACACCACCGTCACCGACATCGAGACCGGGGACGACGAGGTCGAAGCGGTCGTCACCGACCGGGGCCGGATCGACTGCGAGGAGGTCCTCGTAGCGACCAACATCTGGGGACCGCTGTTCGGCGAGATGGTCGGCGTCGACGTGCCGCTGGTCCCCTGCGCCCACCAGTACCTCGTGAGCGAACCGTTGGAGGAGCTCGCGGGCGCGAGCGAGGAACTCGAACAGCCGATCCTGCGCCATCAGGACTATTCGCTCTATTTCCGCCAGCACGGGGAGTCGTACGGAATCGGCTCGTACGACCACGAACCCCTACTCGTCGATCCCGAGGACATCCGTGCGCCCGAGGAGGCCGAGGAGATGCCCTCGATCCGGGAGTTCACCGAGGAACACTTCTACGAGCAGACCCATCCGGACATCGACAAGTCCGCTTACGACGCCGCCCGCGAGCTCGTCCCCGCGTTCGAGGACAACGGGTTCGAGCGCGCGTTCAACGGAATGTTCTCGTTTACGCCGGACGGAATGCCGATCCTCGGCGAAACGGAAGACATCGACGGTCTGTGGTGGGCGCTCGCTGTCTGGGTCACTCAGTCGGGCGGCGTCGGCAGCGTCGTCGCCGAGTGGATGGACGAGGGGGTCCCCCGACTCGGCGAGGAGAAAGTCGACGTCAGTGGGGCCCACGTCGAGCGGTTCCAGCCCCACTCGGGCAGCCGGGCGTTTTCCTATGCCCGCGGCGGTCAGCAGTACCAGGAGGTCTACCAGCTGATCCACCCGAACGAACAGCCCCAGAACCAACGCGGGCTCCGTCGCAGCCCCTTCTACGAGCGCCAGAAGGAGTTGGGCGCCGAGTTCTACGAGTCGGGCGGCTGGGAGGTCCCCCAGTGGTACGGCGCGAACGAGTCCCTGCTCGAGGAGTACGACGTCCCCGAGCGATCGGGCTGGCTGGCGCAGGGCTGGTCGCCGATCCAGGGCGCGGAACACCAGGCGGTCCGGGAGAACGTCGGGATCTACGACCTCTCACGGTACACCGGAATCGAGATCACGGGCGAGCGCGCCCTCGAGTTCGTCCAGCGGCTGTTCGCGAACGACCTCGACTGTGACGTCGGCCAGGTGCGCTACACCCCGATGCTCGATCACGACGGCGGGATCCTCGCGGACATGGCGGTCACCCGTCTCGGGGACGAACGCTTCGTCGCCACCACCGGCGGCGGCGCGTCGGCGACCGAACACACCCGCTGGATCCGCGAGCATGCGCCCGAGAAGGGCGTGACGATCGACGCCCACGTCTCCGATCAGTGCGGGCTCGGCGTCTGGGGGCCGAAGGCGAGAGAGGTGCTCCAACCTCTCACGGACGAGGACCTCTCAAACGACGCCTTCGGCTACTTCCGCGCGAAGGAGTTCTACCTCGATTCGATACCCGTCCTCGCGCTCCGGGTCTCGTACGTCGGCGAGCTCGGCTGGGAGCTGTACGCACCGACCGAGTACGGCGGCCGGCTCTGGGACCTGATCTGGGAACAGGGCCAGGACCACGACATGATCGCGTTAGGCAACGGCGCCTTCCTCGGTTCGATGCGGTTGGAGAAGGGCTACCGCCTCTGGGGCACCGACGTCACGCCCGAGCACGACCCCTACGAGGCGGGGATCGGCTTCGCAGTCGACACCGACACCGATTTCATCGGCCGGGAGGCGCTCCTGGAGGCGAAGGAGGCGGGCCTCGAGCGGGAGATCGTCCCCCTGACGCTCGACGATGCTGGCGAGGTGGTCGACGGCGGCAAGCCGATCCTCGACGACGAGGAGGTCGTCGGCCACGTGAAGGCCGCCGACTACGGCTACAGCATCGACGCGGGCATCGCCTACGGCTACCTCCCGTCCGACCTCGCCGAGCCCGGCGTCTCGCTCGCGGTCGAGTACGAGGGCGAACGCTACCCCCTTACGGTCGCCGAGGAACCGCTGTTCGACCCCGGCCGGGAGAAGATCATCCGCTGA
- a CDS encoding IclR family transcriptional regulator, translating to MVTDHDRDGVKTTERSLALVERIQRQDGATLSALVSELGLAKSTVYKHLRTLESHGYLVKEGERYHLGLKFHHHGEYARLRKRGYRLAGRTVSDLAERTNEEVDFVVENDGRTITIYESYHPQNSYRDDLFATTSDLSHSGTYYHMHCTAGGKALLAVLPDECVERIVDRWGLPKRTENTITDRAALLEDLSRARERGYAVADEEYVDGLCAVGVAVSNPDGSPLGALAMSVPTYRRESEGFQAEAPQVVIEAARELEEALEEGPDSEPEP from the coding sequence ATGGTGACCGATCACGACCGGGACGGGGTCAAGACGACCGAGCGATCGCTCGCATTGGTCGAGCGCATTCAGCGCCAGGACGGGGCGACCCTGTCGGCGCTCGTCTCCGAACTCGGCCTCGCGAAAAGCACCGTCTACAAGCACCTCCGAACGCTCGAATCCCATGGTTACCTCGTCAAGGAGGGTGAACGATACCACCTCGGCCTGAAGTTCCACCACCACGGTGAGTACGCCCGCCTCAGGAAGCGCGGCTACCGGCTCGCGGGCCGGACGGTCAGCGACCTCGCCGAGCGAACCAACGAGGAGGTCGACTTCGTGGTGGAGAACGATGGACGGACGATCACGATCTACGAGTCCTACCACCCCCAGAACAGCTACCGCGACGATCTCTTCGCCACGACGAGCGACCTCTCGCACTCGGGGACGTACTACCACATGCACTGTACGGCGGGCGGGAAAGCCCTACTCGCGGTGCTGCCCGACGAGTGCGTCGAGAGGATCGTCGATCGGTGGGGACTGCCGAAGCGGACCGAGAACACGATCACCGACCGGGCGGCCCTCCTTGAGGACCTTTCGCGCGCCCGCGAGCGAGGGTACGCCGTCGCCGACGAGGAGTACGTCGACGGGCTGTGTGCGGTCGGCGTCGCCGTCTCGAACCCGGACGGCTCGCCGCTCGGCGCGCTGGCGATGTCGGTGCCGACCTATCGCCGCGAGAGCGAGGGGTTCCAGGCGGAGGCCCCGCAGGTGGTCATCGAGGCCGCCCGCGAACTCGAGGAGGCGCTCGAGGAGGGGCCCGATTCCGAACCGGAGCCGTGA
- a CDS encoding aromatic ring-hydroxylating oxygenase subunit alpha, with protein MTRWNDGTDATASVSPDITEETNALPASYFTDPAVHEMEQEKVFSRYWVYAGHANAIREPGEYFTRTIGGKQIIVVRDHDTEVRAFYNVCAHRGSKMVEDTPMTEPGNASSIRCPYHLWTYDLDGDLRSTPQSFEEAGMNPDLEDDDVRELDREKNGLMEVELDTIGPLLFVNFDTDPMSLEEQAGDLKTELESFPLERYEHARRYVSEVECNWKTFSGNYSECDHCQANHQDWIKGISLAESELEVDDYYWVLHYTHDESVEAEESLIEGEARFYYFWPNFTLNMYGNADGYGTYIIDPIDEGRFQLIADYYFESPELSEEEERFVQLSRKLQEEDFELVERQYEGLQSGALAQGQLGPNEHTVHRLHRLAQEAYNA; from the coding sequence ATGACGCGGTGGAACGACGGGACAGACGCGACTGCGTCTGTCAGTCCTGACATAACGGAGGAAACGAACGCCTTACCCGCGAGCTACTTCACCGATCCAGCGGTTCACGAGATGGAGCAGGAGAAGGTGTTCTCGCGGTACTGGGTATACGCCGGCCACGCAAACGCGATCAGGGAGCCGGGCGAGTACTTCACTCGAACGATCGGAGGGAAACAGATCATCGTCGTCCGCGATCACGACACCGAGGTGCGGGCGTTCTACAACGTCTGTGCTCACCGAGGCTCGAAGATGGTCGAGGACACCCCGATGACGGAGCCCGGGAACGCCTCGAGCATCCGGTGTCCGTACCACCTCTGGACGTACGACCTCGACGGCGACCTCCGGAGCACCCCCCAGAGCTTCGAGGAGGCCGGCATGAACCCTGACCTTGAGGACGACGACGTCCGCGAACTCGACCGTGAGAAGAACGGTCTCATGGAGGTCGAACTCGACACGATCGGGCCGCTGCTGTTCGTCAACTTCGACACCGATCCGATGTCGCTCGAGGAACAGGCGGGCGATCTGAAGACGGAGCTCGAGTCGTTCCCCCTCGAACGGTACGAACACGCCCGTCGCTACGTCTCCGAGGTCGAGTGCAACTGGAAGACGTTCAGCGGTAACTACTCCGAGTGCGATCACTGCCAGGCCAACCATCAGGACTGGATCAAGGGCATCTCGCTCGCGGAGTCCGAACTCGAGGTCGACGACTACTACTGGGTGCTCCACTACACCCACGACGAGAGCGTCGAGGCCGAGGAGTCGCTGATCGAGGGCGAGGCGCGCTTTTACTACTTCTGGCCGAACTTCACGCTCAACATGTACGGTAACGCCGATGGCTACGGCACGTACATCATCGATCCGATCGACGAGGGACGGTTCCAGCTGATCGCCGACTACTACTTCGAGAGTCCGGAGCTGAGCGAGGAGGAAGAGCGGTTCGTCCAACTGAGCCGCAAGCTCCAGGAGGAGGACTTCGAACTGGTCGAACGCCAGTACGAGGGGCTACAGTCGGGCGCGCTTGCGCAGGGTCAACTCGGTCCGAACGAACACACCGTCCACCGGCTCCACCGACTCGCCCAGGAGGCGTATAACGCGTAG
- a CDS encoding SDR family NAD(P)-dependent oxidoreductase, protein MPVRDEPPTTESVRDRTSLAGTTAVVTGASSGIGRAVAETFVADGADVVICSRTQADVDAVAEELNESDLPGEVLAVECDVTDRESVEVLARATVEEFGDVDVLVNNAGGTGEGGPLHEVDPEDWDGVLEVNLTGTFNVTRAFADALRDGGGAVVNTASMAGRYGVAGMGPYSAAKASVANLTRTLASEWADSGVRVNAVNPGFIASPPVIEMLGLEGIPDREPVDREVGTPHEVADTVRFLASDAASFVTGQTIAPTGPPHVFSPPEV, encoded by the coding sequence ATGCCAGTCAGAGACGAGCCACCCACGACGGAGTCGGTCCGCGATCGAACGAGCCTCGCCGGCACGACGGCCGTAGTGACGGGCGCCTCGAGCGGCATCGGGCGTGCCGTCGCCGAGACGTTCGTCGCCGACGGTGCGGACGTCGTGATCTGCTCGCGAACGCAGGCCGACGTCGACGCGGTCGCCGAGGAACTGAACGAATCGGACCTACCGGGCGAGGTCCTGGCGGTCGAGTGTGACGTCACCGACCGCGAGTCGGTCGAGGTGCTCGCACGGGCCACGGTCGAGGAGTTCGGCGACGTCGACGTCCTCGTGAACAACGCCGGCGGCACCGGCGAGGGTGGACCCCTCCACGAGGTCGACCCCGAGGACTGGGATGGCGTCCTCGAGGTGAACCTCACTGGGACCTTCAACGTCACGCGCGCGTTCGCCGACGCGCTCCGGGACGGCGGCGGCGCGGTCGTCAACACCGCGAGCATGGCCGGCCGCTACGGCGTCGCAGGCATGGGACCGTACAGCGCCGCGAAGGCCAGCGTCGCCAACCTCACGCGCACGCTCGCGAGCGAGTGGGCCGACAGCGGCGTACGCGTCAACGCCGTCAACCCTGGGTTCATCGCGTCGCCACCCGTCATCGAGATGCTCGGACTCGAGGGGATCCCCGATCGCGAACCGGTCGATCGCGAGGTCGGGACGCCTCACGAGGTGGCCGACACCGTCCGGTTTCTCGCGAGCGACGCCGCCTCGTTCGTCACCGGACAGACGATCGCGCCGACCGGCCCGCCCCACGTCTTCTCGCCGCCCGAGGTCTGA
- a CDS encoding DUF5805 domain-containing protein yields MTNDGSDTARTAVKTYVPAYQKRIWAEHADELGMSQSEFLSTMVQAGRRGFEPDEKESESEPAPATTDSSTGELEERVVAILADAGPLAWEELVAALTDDIEDRLEDTLQDLQSENRVSYSGRSGGYTLESDRP; encoded by the coding sequence ATGACGAACGACGGATCCGACACGGCTCGAACGGCCGTCAAGACCTACGTCCCCGCGTACCAGAAACGGATCTGGGCCGAACACGCCGACGAACTGGGCATGAGCCAGAGCGAGTTCCTGAGCACGATGGTACAGGCGGGCCGACGCGGGTTCGAGCCCGACGAGAAGGAATCCGAATCCGAACCCGCTCCGGCTACGACTGACTCGTCGACTGGCGAGCTCGAAGAGCGGGTCGTGGCGATCCTCGCCGACGCCGGTCCGCTCGCCTGGGAGGAGCTCGTGGCCGCGCTGACCGACGACATCGAGGATCGCCTCGAGGACACGCTTCAGGACCTCCAGTCCGAGAACCGGGTGAGCTACAGCGGCCGATCCGGGGGCTACACGCTCGAGAGTGATCGGCCGTGA
- a CDS encoding tyrosine-type recombinase/integrase, with protein MSAADPGSTNDPIAYFLQDIEYQGKTERTWRAYERVLRDFERFIQEYPHVDTLHDVTHRACMAWIHDQRGEVAESTLATYASYLHRFYAYMTQIGEFEENPMALVVEQMDESIDVDPTRREISVDEMRQFVIGIRHPLSRALVVTLLKTGMRAGELCNLDCRDLNLMTDAIEFNVEPRPQLHGKPESIYVSPEPARGTVVNGEERTASNKRKRPTVIPVDAELHETLVRWLAIRPDTHSPADPLFTSTSGAWGSRISADAVHATVEHHARDRGWYRTGGGASENVTPHYFRHFFTTHLRGQTGERGIVKYLRGDVADDVLDTYTHNWGDRVRETYEENIYRLL; from the coding sequence GTGAGCGCGGCCGATCCGGGATCCACGAACGATCCGATTGCTTACTTCCTTCAGGACATCGAGTACCAGGGAAAGACCGAGCGAACGTGGAGGGCTTATGAACGAGTCCTTCGTGACTTCGAACGGTTCATCCAGGAGTACCCCCACGTCGATACCCTTCACGACGTCACTCACCGCGCCTGTATGGCGTGGATCCACGATCAACGCGGCGAGGTCGCCGAGAGCACGCTCGCGACGTACGCCTCGTACCTCCACCGGTTCTACGCCTACATGACCCAGATCGGTGAGTTCGAGGAGAACCCCATGGCACTGGTAGTCGAGCAGATGGACGAGTCCATCGACGTCGACCCGACGCGCCGCGAGATCAGCGTCGATGAGATGCGGCAGTTCGTCATCGGTATTCGCCATCCGCTCTCGCGAGCGCTGGTCGTCACGCTGCTGAAGACGGGAATGCGCGCTGGCGAGCTCTGTAACCTCGACTGTCGAGATCTCAACCTCATGACGGATGCGATCGAGTTCAACGTCGAACCGCGTCCGCAGCTCCACGGCAAGCCGGAGTCGATCTACGTCTCCCCGGAGCCCGCGCGTGGAACCGTGGTGAACGGCGAGGAACGAACGGCGTCGAACAAACGAAAGCGGCCGACGGTTATTCCCGTAGACGCGGAACTTCACGAAACGCTGGTCCGCTGGCTCGCGATCAGACCGGACACACACTCGCCGGCCGATCCGCTGTTCACGAGCACTAGCGGCGCCTGGGGTAGCCGAATTTCGGCGGACGCAGTACACGCCACGGTCGAACACCACGCCCGCGATCGGGGCTGGTACCGGACGGGCGGCGGCGCGAGCGAGAACGTCACCCCCCACTACTTCCGTCATTTCTTCACTACCCACCTCCGTGGGCAGACCGGAGAGCGAGGAATCGTCAAGTACCTCCGCGGTGACGTCGCTGACGACGTTCTCGACACCTACACCCACAACTGGGGTGACAGGGTGCGCGAGACCTACGAGGAGAACATCTATCGGCTTCTATAG
- a CDS encoding DUF5828 family protein produces MEESVSGFKVTGTWAEIVEHGERVTEALEEADVDPEEFEAWEQWRPKADERLDEEMSRKTSKQASVDEGSGERADQSAEEDLRTAGEKLGESYEQIGDDEENARSTAHESFDYATRAADTAGRKVLRAVEDTVYQGPMTRVAPYYFDGDVVSANINGKSQFGDSEGFVLEVDINDDDLKEEISELLAEYDEEIGRWHIETDPETRGSEAAEGVDPRTSPM; encoded by the coding sequence ATGGAGGAAAGCGTTTCGGGATTCAAGGTCACCGGAACCTGGGCCGAGATCGTCGAGCACGGCGAACGAGTCACGGAAGCACTCGAGGAGGCCGACGTCGATCCCGAGGAGTTCGAGGCGTGGGAGCAGTGGCGTCCGAAGGCCGACGAACGGCTCGACGAGGAGATGAGCCGAAAGACGTCGAAGCAGGCGAGCGTCGACGAGGGAAGCGGCGAACGGGCCGACCAGTCCGCCGAGGAGGACCTCCGGACGGCCGGCGAGAAACTGGGCGAGTCGTACGAGCAGATAGGCGACGACGAGGAAAACGCCCGTAGTACTGCCCACGAATCGTTCGACTACGCGACGCGGGCCGCGGACACGGCCGGCCGGAAGGTCCTCCGGGCGGTCGAGGACACGGTCTATCAGGGACCGATGACGCGGGTCGCGCCGTACTACTTCGACGGCGACGTCGTCAGCGCGAACATCAACGGGAAGAGTCAGTTCGGGGACAGCGAGGGGTTCGTCCTCGAAGTCGACATCAACGACGACGACCTCAAGGAGGAGATCAGCGAGCTGCTCGCCGAGTACGACGAGGAGATCGGGCGCTGGCACATCGAGACGGACCCGGAGACGAGGGGTTCCGAGGCCGCCGAGGGCGTCGATCCCCGGACCAGTCCGATGTAG